In a single window of the Aminomonas paucivorans DSM 12260 genome:
- the rplL gene encoding 50S ribosomal protein L7/L12, whose translation MTREDLIKAIEEMSVLELSQLVKDLEEKFGVSAAAPAMAMPMMAMGAAAPAAAEEEKTEFDVVLVDHGANKINVIKVVREITGLGLKEAKDLVDTPPKPVKEAVAKEEAEEMKKKLEEAGAKIELK comes from the coding sequence ATGACCCGCGAAGACCTGATCAAAGCGATCGAAGAGATGTCCGTCCTGGAGCTGTCCCAGCTCGTGAAGGACCTGGAGGAGAAGTTCGGCGTGTCCGCCGCCGCCCCCGCCATGGCCATGCCCATGATGGCCATGGGAGCCGCCGCTCCCGCAGCCGCGGAGGAGGAGAAGACGGAGTTCGACGTGGTGCTGGTGGATCACGGCGCGAACAAGATCAACGTCATCAAGGTGGTCCGCGAGATCACCGGCCTGGGCCTGAAGGAAGCGAAGGACCTGGTGGACACCCCCCCGAAGCCCGTGAAGGAGGCCGTCGCCAAGGAAGAGGCCGAGGAGATGAAGAAGAAGCTCGAAGAGGCGGGAGCGAAGATCGAACTGAAGTAG
- the rplJ gene encoding 50S ribosomal protein L10, giving the protein MPTEAKREKIAELAEMLGKSEAVFICEYRGLTVKKVTDLRARIRKAGGEMKVAKNTLMRLALQQAGLPTADPYETGPNAYTLVYGDIAAVAKALRDYSKEKGNEALILKGGVMGKDLLNKEQVLALADLPSRDVLLAQVVGTIAAPLRSFVTVLSGPARGLVTCLSQIQDKKEKAA; this is encoded by the coding sequence ATGCCGACAGAAGCGAAAAGGGAAAAGATCGCGGAACTGGCGGAAATGCTGGGCAAGAGCGAAGCGGTGTTCATCTGCGAGTACCGGGGCCTGACGGTGAAGAAGGTCACGGATCTGCGTGCCCGGATCCGCAAGGCCGGAGGCGAGATGAAGGTGGCCAAGAACACCCTCATGCGCCTGGCCCTCCAGCAGGCGGGGCTTCCCACTGCGGACCCCTACGAGACGGGGCCCAACGCCTACACCCTCGTCTACGGGGACATCGCCGCCGTGGCCAAGGCCCTTCGGGACTATTCCAAGGAGAAGGGCAACGAGGCCCTGATCCTCAAGGGAGGAGTCATGGGCAAGGACCTCCTGAACAAGGAACAGGTTCTGGCCCTGGCGGATCTGCCCTCCCGGGACGTGCTCCTCGCCCAGGTGGTGGGCACCATCGCCGCGCCCCTGCGCAGCTTCGTCACGGTGCTCTCCGGGCCCGCCCGGGGTCTCGTCACCTGTCTGTCCCAGATCCAGGATAAGAAGGAAAAGGCCGCCTAA
- the rplA gene encoding 50S ribosomal protein L1, which yields MAKVSKRFKGIQEKVEDRLYGFGEGVALAKELATAKFDESIELHVRLGVDPRHADQQVRSTVVLPHGTGRTKRVLVIAGGEKVKEAEDAGADFVGGEDMVAKIEGGWLDFDAVIATPDVMKVVGKLGKVLGPRGLMPSAKTNTVTFDVAAAIAEIKAGRVEFRVDKTGITHNAVGKASFSKEQLEENAATLLRAILKARPSAVKGQYVKSLTVSSTMGVGISVDPNLAQKEVSGE from the coding sequence ATGGCCAAGGTGAGCAAGCGTTTCAAGGGTATCCAGGAAAAGGTGGAGGATCGGCTCTACGGCTTCGGCGAGGGAGTGGCCCTGGCGAAGGAGCTGGCCACCGCGAAGTTCGACGAGAGCATCGAACTCCACGTCCGCCTCGGGGTGGACCCCCGCCACGCGGACCAGCAGGTCCGCAGCACCGTGGTCCTTCCCCACGGCACCGGCCGCACCAAGAGAGTGCTGGTCATCGCCGGGGGCGAGAAGGTCAAGGAGGCGGAGGACGCGGGAGCGGACTTCGTGGGCGGCGAGGACATGGTGGCGAAGATCGAGGGCGGCTGGCTCGACTTCGACGCGGTCATCGCCACTCCCGACGTCATGAAGGTCGTGGGGAAGCTGGGGAAGGTCCTCGGTCCCCGGGGCCTCATGCCCAGCGCCAAGACCAACACGGTCACCTTCGACGTGGCCGCCGCCATCGCGGAGATCAAGGCGGGGCGGGTGGAGTTCCGGGTGGACAAGACCGGGATCACCCACAACGCCGTGGGCAAGGCATCCTTCTCCAAGGAACAGCTGGAGGAGAACGCCGCGACCCTGCTTCGGGCGATCCTCAAGGCCCGGCCCTCCGCGGTGAAGGGGCAGTACGTGAAGAGCCTCACCGTGTCGTCCACCATGGGCGTCGGGATCTCCGTGGATCCCAACCTGGCCCAGAAGGAAGTCTCCGGGGAGTAA
- the rplK gene encoding 50S ribosomal protein L11, whose product MAKKVVGEVKLQLPAGKATPAPPVGPALGQRGVNIMEFVKQFNAKTADQAGLIIPVVITVYADRSFTFIMKTPPASVLIKKAVNVEKGSSVPNKNKVAKINRNQVREIAQLKMVDLNANDVEAAMRMVEGTARSMGVEVVG is encoded by the coding sequence ATGGCAAAGAAAGTCGTGGGCGAAGTCAAGCTGCAGCTTCCCGCGGGGAAGGCCACTCCGGCTCCCCCGGTCGGGCCGGCCCTGGGGCAGCGGGGTGTCAACATCATGGAGTTCGTGAAGCAGTTCAACGCGAAGACCGCGGACCAGGCGGGGCTCATCATCCCCGTGGTCATCACGGTCTACGCGGACCGCAGCTTCACCTTCATCATGAAGACCCCTCCCGCCAGCGTCCTGATCAAGAAGGCCGTGAACGTGGAGAAGGGCTCCTCGGTCCCCAACAAGAACAAGGTGGCGAAGATCAACCGCAACCAGGTTCGGGAGATCGCACAGCTCAAGATGGTGGACCTCAACGCCAACGACGTGGAGGCCGCCATGCGGATGGTGGAGGGAACCGCCCGTTCCATGGGCGTCGAGGTGGTCGGCTAG
- the nusG gene encoding transcription termination/antitermination protein NusG produces the protein MSEKNERRWFIVQTYSGYENKVKANLDQRIATMGMEERVFRVLVPVEERVYVKDGKTKRMRRKVFPSYVLVEMILDDQSWYVVRHTPGVTGFVGSGNHPIPLTEKEVAEIMGKIGKDQAKPKMEIAFKIGDTVRVKAGPFEGQVGPVAEIVPDKGKVKFTITVFGRETLVEADHTDLEKIL, from the coding sequence ATGAGCGAAAAAAACGAACGACGCTGGTTCATCGTACAGACCTATTCGGGCTACGAGAACAAGGTGAAGGCGAATCTGGATCAACGGATCGCCACCATGGGCATGGAGGAACGGGTCTTCCGGGTGTTGGTTCCCGTGGAGGAACGGGTCTACGTGAAGGATGGGAAGACCAAGCGGATGCGCCGCAAGGTGTTTCCCAGCTACGTCCTGGTGGAGATGATCCTGGACGACCAGTCCTGGTACGTGGTGCGCCACACCCCCGGCGTCACGGGTTTCGTGGGTTCCGGGAACCACCCGATCCCCCTCACGGAGAAGGAAGTCGCCGAGATCATGGGGAAGATCGGCAAGGATCAGGCCAAGCCGAAGATGGAGATCGCCTTCAAGATCGGCGATACCGTGCGGGTCAAGGCCGGTCCCTTCGAGGGTCAGGTGGGGCCCGTGGCGGAGATCGTCCCGGACAAGGGCAAGGTGAAGTTCACCATCACCGTCTTCGGACGGGAAACCCTGGTGGAGGCGGACCACACGGACCTGGAGAAGATCCTCTAG
- the secE gene encoding preprotein translocase subunit SecE: MENVSSFLREARAELKKVAWPTKQQVWYSTLVVLFVTFAVSAYLGLVDVVLTGIFSKIIH, encoded by the coding sequence GTGGAAAATGTTTCCAGCTTCCTTCGGGAAGCCAGAGCGGAGCTGAAGAAAGTCGCTTGGCCGACCAAGCAGCAAGTGTGGTACTCCACCCTCGTCGTCCTGTTCGTCACCTTCGCGGTCTCTGCCTACCTCGGCTTGGTCGACGTGGTTTTGACCGGCATCTTTTCCAAGATCATCCACTGA
- the rpmG gene encoding 50S ribosomal protein L33, with translation MADIIGLQCTECKRRNYVTMVNKKKSQKKLEKKKFCKWCGKHTLHKETK, from the coding sequence ATGGCGGACATCATCGGGCTTCAATGCACCGAGTGCAAGCGGCGGAACTACGTGACCATGGTCAACAAGAAGAAGTCCCAGAAGAAGCTGGAAAAGAAGAAGTTCTGCAAGTGGTGCGGGAAGCACACCTTGCACAAGGAGACGAAATAG
- the tuf gene encoding elongation factor Tu, translating into MAKEKFNRSKPHLNIGTIGHIDHGKTTLTAAITRTLAKKGYADFTPFDMIDKAPEERERGITINIAHVEYQTDHRHYAHIDCPGHADYIKNMITGAAQMDGAILVVSAADGPMPQTREHVLLARQVNVPALVVFMNKCDMVDDPELLDLVEMEIRDLLNKYQFPGDEIPIIRGSALKALECETEDDWTAKIWELMNACDDYIPAPTRETDKPFLMPIEDVFTITGRGTVVTGRVERGIIKPGEEVEIVGMKDTQKTVATSLEMFRKILDDAEAGDNVGVLLRGTGKDDVERGQVLAKPGSIKPHKHFKAEVYVLKKEEGGRHTPFFTGYKPQFYFRTTDVTGDIKLPEGVEMVMPGDNSQFEVMLIVPVALEPGLRFAVREGGRTVGAGVVTEILEK; encoded by the coding sequence ATGGCGAAGGAGAAGTTCAACCGGTCGAAGCCGCATCTGAACATCGGGACCATCGGACACATCGACCACGGGAAGACGACGCTGACGGCGGCGATCACTCGTACGCTGGCGAAGAAGGGGTACGCGGACTTCACGCCGTTCGACATGATCGACAAGGCGCCGGAGGAGCGGGAGCGCGGGATCACCATCAACATCGCCCACGTGGAGTACCAGACGGACCATCGTCACTACGCGCACATCGACTGCCCGGGTCACGCGGACTACATCAAGAACATGATCACCGGGGCGGCGCAGATGGACGGAGCGATCCTGGTGGTGTCGGCGGCGGACGGTCCGATGCCTCAGACGCGGGAGCACGTTCTGTTGGCGCGCCAGGTGAACGTGCCTGCGCTGGTGGTGTTCATGAACAAATGCGACATGGTGGACGACCCGGAACTGCTGGACCTGGTGGAGATGGAGATCCGGGACCTGCTGAACAAGTACCAGTTCCCGGGAGACGAAATCCCCATCATCCGGGGATCTGCGCTGAAGGCCCTGGAGTGCGAGACGGAAGACGACTGGACGGCGAAGATCTGGGAACTGATGAACGCCTGCGACGACTACATCCCGGCTCCCACGCGGGAGACGGACAAGCCGTTCCTGATGCCCATCGAAGACGTCTTCACCATCACCGGCCGCGGCACCGTGGTGACGGGGCGAGTGGAGCGGGGGATCATCAAGCCGGGTGAAGAAGTGGAGATCGTGGGTATGAAGGACACCCAGAAGACCGTGGCCACCAGCCTGGAGATGTTCCGGAAGATCCTGGACGACGCCGAAGCGGGGGACAACGTGGGCGTGCTGCTTCGGGGGACAGGCAAGGACGACGTGGAGCGGGGCCAGGTTCTGGCGAAGCCCGGGAGCATCAAGCCGCACAAGCACTTCAAGGCGGAAGTGTACGTCCTGAAGAAGGAAGAGGGGGGCCGTCACACCCCGTTCTTCACGGGTTACAAGCCCCAGTTCTACTTCCGGACCACCGACGTGACGGGGGACATCAAGCTTCCGGAGGGCGTGGAGATGGTCATGCCGGGAGACAACAGCCAGTTCGAAGTTATGCTGATCGTGCCGGTGGCTCTGGAGCCGGGCCTTCGGTTCGCGGTGCGGGAAGGCGGCCGTACCGTGGGCGCCGGAGTCGTCACCGAAATCCTCGAGAAGTAG
- a CDS encoding TolC family protein, translated as MQRRALPLLLCLGGLCLAVLLLGRNAWAEERTLLDLPRLESLALSGHPLIQAARSRQDRAEAKLAEARSAFGPKLDAGVAGVRVQDAPQTLALDPVTGKAVAVVPLGYRETYKAALTLTQVLYSGGSLTANRKAAEFGVQTAAAEGERTVQTVLHHVRAAFYAHQRAAARKTVAIQALDLAKQHLLKVQAFHRAGVVAKNEVLRVQVAVSNAELDLIRANSAVAQAWTACERAVGAPLSQDRYVLPPPEATPPVYDVPGDPVSLAETRRPELKGLASARNQALQVAEAAAGQGRPHLSFQGEANVTDNGFWPTEQDDYRLALNLQWRFFDFGETEAKVRQGKAAAQELLHQLDDLRIQVRQEVIEATQRLEEGRARVEVARTQVTLAEEDYRMALKRYEAQVGTNLDVLDARVALNNSRTQLVDAVYDTAGAISNLRYALGEPVPEGERVQEKRETGDGAFSH; from the coding sequence ATGCAGCGTAGAGCCTTGCCCCTCCTTCTGTGCCTGGGGGGGCTGTGCCTGGCGGTGCTGTTGCTGGGCCGGAACGCCTGGGCGGAGGAGCGGACCCTGTTGGACCTGCCCCGTCTGGAATCCCTGGCCCTCTCGGGGCACCCTCTGATCCAGGCCGCCCGAAGCCGTCAGGACCGGGCAGAGGCCAAGCTGGCGGAAGCCCGTTCGGCTTTCGGCCCCAAGCTGGACGCGGGAGTGGCGGGGGTCCGGGTGCAGGACGCCCCCCAGACCCTGGCCCTGGACCCGGTGACGGGGAAGGCGGTGGCGGTGGTCCCCCTGGGGTATCGGGAGACGTACAAGGCAGCCCTCACCCTGACCCAGGTGCTCTACTCCGGAGGGTCCCTGACGGCGAACCGCAAGGCGGCGGAGTTCGGCGTCCAGACCGCTGCAGCGGAGGGGGAGCGGACCGTCCAGACGGTGCTGCACCACGTTCGGGCGGCCTTCTACGCCCACCAGAGGGCCGCCGCCCGCAAGACGGTGGCGATCCAGGCCCTGGACCTGGCGAAGCAGCACCTTCTGAAGGTTCAGGCCTTCCACCGCGCCGGGGTGGTGGCGAAGAACGAGGTGCTTCGGGTGCAGGTGGCCGTGTCCAACGCGGAGCTGGATCTGATCCGGGCCAACAGCGCCGTGGCGCAGGCCTGGACGGCCTGCGAGCGGGCCGTGGGGGCCCCCCTGTCCCAGGACCGCTACGTCCTGCCGCCTCCGGAAGCCACCCCTCCCGTCTACGATGTGCCCGGAGACCCCGTCTCCCTGGCGGAGACCCGAAGACCGGAACTCAAGGGCCTCGCCTCGGCGCGCAACCAGGCCCTGCAGGTGGCGGAGGCCGCAGCGGGGCAGGGGCGCCCCCATCTGTCCTTCCAAGGGGAAGCCAACGTGACGGACAACGGGTTCTGGCCCACGGAGCAGGACGACTACCGCCTGGCCCTGAACCTCCAGTGGCGGTTCTTCGACTTCGGGGAGACGGAGGCGAAGGTTCGCCAGGGAAAGGCGGCGGCCCAGGAGCTTCTGCATCAGCTGGACGATCTGCGCATCCAAGTGCGCCAGGAGGTCATCGAGGCGACCCAGCGGCTGGAGGAGGGACGGGCCAGGGTGGAGGTGGCGCGTACCCAGGTGACCCTGGCGGAGGAAGACTACCGCATGGCCCTGAAGCGCTACGAGGCCCAGGTGGGCACCAACCTAGACGTGCTGGACGCCCGGGTGGCCCTGAACAACTCCCGCACCCAGCTGGTGGATGCGGTGTACGACACCGCCGGGGCCATCTCCAACCTGCGGTACGCCCTGGGGGAGCCGGTTCCCGAGGGGGAGAGGGTTCAGGAGAAGCGGGAGACCGGGGACGGCGCTTTTTCTCATTGA
- a CDS encoding TetR/AcrR family transcriptional regulator has product MAGTTDARELILGEARVQFAAKGYDGTSVDAIVRAAGVSKGAFYWHFDSKFSLFRMLLEEEIRQVREFFLISEEELARPLETLMRKGEEYLERMSADRQSHLLWLELCAGGHRGREEMIVLARELFEMVRREIMPLLERAFPSLGKRSGIPRSEDLALLVETFFDGMVANLSLRTDLETSKALWRLAMKRIIEGGPSYAA; this is encoded by the coding sequence GTGGCAGGCACGACGGACGCCCGGGAGCTGATCCTGGGGGAGGCGCGGGTCCAGTTCGCGGCGAAGGGGTACGACGGCACCAGCGTGGACGCCATCGTCCGGGCCGCCGGGGTCAGCAAGGGAGCCTTCTATTGGCATTTCGACAGCAAGTTCTCCCTGTTCCGCATGTTGCTGGAGGAGGAAATCCGCCAGGTGCGGGAGTTCTTCCTCATCTCGGAGGAGGAGCTGGCCCGGCCCCTGGAGACGCTGATGCGCAAGGGGGAGGAGTATCTGGAGAGGATGAGCGCCGACCGACAGTCCCACCTGCTGTGGCTGGAGCTGTGCGCCGGAGGCCACCGGGGGCGGGAGGAGATGATTGTTCTGGCCCGGGAACTCTTTGAGATGGTGCGCCGGGAGATCATGCCCCTGCTGGAGCGGGCCTTCCCCTCCCTGGGGAAGAGGTCGGGGATCCCCCGATCGGAGGATCTGGCCCTGCTGGTGGAGACCTTCTTCGACGGGATGGTGGCGAACCTCTCCCTGCGCACGGACCTGGAGACCAGCAAGGCCCTGTGGCGGCTGGCCATGAAGCGGATCATCGAAGGAGGCCCCAGCTATGCAGCGTAG
- a CDS encoding magnesium transporter CorA family protein — protein MLKIVRSSVDGYRELTPETCEAGVWLSLVNPTQEELDTVRALTDAPMDLLKAALDPEETSRIEVEDHHLLVITNIPKTREKNNYDTLPLGIILSEGHIVTVCLEENEVLGDFNVRTRKAFHTFKRTRFLLQMLYKTATLYLKDLQQMNRRTDDIERDLRKSMKNKELFQLLDLQKGLTYFTSSLRSNRVVIEKLLRLSGNTQLHHLIKLREEDEDLFDDVKIEYDQAIEMVQMHGEILAGMMDAFASIISNNLNMVMKFLAAATIIIAVPNLVASFFGMNVPVPFQNHPAGFLLVVTGALVLAAGSGLYLWKRRMF, from the coding sequence TTGCTCAAGATCGTAAGAAGCAGCGTCGACGGCTACCGGGAGCTGACCCCGGAGACCTGCGAGGCCGGGGTTTGGCTCAGCCTGGTGAACCCCACCCAGGAGGAGCTGGACACCGTCCGGGCCCTCACGGATGCCCCCATGGACCTCCTCAAGGCCGCCCTGGACCCGGAGGAGACCAGCCGCATCGAGGTGGAGGATCATCACCTTCTGGTGATCACCAACATCCCCAAGACCCGGGAGAAGAACAACTACGATACCCTCCCCCTGGGGATCATCCTTTCGGAGGGGCACATCGTCACGGTCTGCCTGGAGGAGAACGAGGTCCTGGGGGACTTCAACGTCCGCACCCGGAAGGCCTTCCACACCTTCAAGCGGACCCGTTTCCTGCTGCAGATGCTCTACAAGACCGCCACGCTGTACCTGAAGGACCTCCAGCAGATGAACCGGAGGACCGACGACATCGAACGGGATCTGCGCAAGTCCATGAAAAACAAGGAACTCTTCCAGCTTCTGGACCTGCAGAAGGGGCTCACGTACTTCACCTCCTCCCTTCGGTCCAACCGGGTGGTCATCGAGAAACTGCTGCGCCTCAGCGGCAACACGCAGCTCCACCACCTGATCAAGCTGCGGGAGGAGGACGAGGACCTCTTCGACGACGTGAAGATCGAGTACGACCAGGCCATCGAGATGGTCCAGATGCACGGGGAGATCCTGGCGGGCATGATGGACGCCTTCGCCTCCATCATCAGCAACAACCTGAACATGGTGATGAAGTTCCTGGCGGCGGCCACCATCATCATCGCCGTCCCCAACCTGGTGGCCAGCTTCTTCGGCATGAACGTCCCCGTCCCGTTCCAGAACCACCCCGCCGGGTTCCTCCTGGTGGTGACGGGAGCCCTCGTCCTGGCGGCGGGAAGCGGCCTGTACCTCTGGAAGAGGCGGATGTTCTAG
- the rpsI gene encoding 30S ribosomal protein S9, translated as MYFWGTGRRKNAVARVRIRPGEGTILVNNRTIEDYLPRFFWKTQALEALKVAGVEGKVDVLVRAHGGGLTGQAGAIRLGLARALLKLNPQSRPALKKAGLLCRDSRMVERKKFGQKGARARFQYSKR; from the coding sequence ATGTATTTCTGGGGTACCGGTCGACGGAAGAACGCCGTGGCTCGGGTCCGGATCCGTCCCGGCGAGGGTACCATCCTCGTCAACAACCGGACCATCGAAGACTATCTGCCCCGGTTCTTCTGGAAGACCCAGGCCCTGGAGGCACTGAAGGTCGCCGGCGTGGAGGGCAAGGTGGACGTGCTGGTGCGCGCCCACGGCGGTGGCCTCACCGGCCAGGCCGGAGCCATCCGTCTGGGTTTGGCCCGGGCTCTGCTGAAGCTCAACCCGCAGTCCCGTCCCGCCCTGAAGAAGGCGGGCCTGCTCTGCCGGGATTCCCGCATGGTGGAGCGGAAGAAGTTCGGCCAGAAGGGTGCCCGCGCCCGGTTCCAGTACTCCAAGCGTTAG
- the rplM gene encoding 50S ribosomal protein L13: protein MIGIRSFMAKKEQTEPKWYVIDATDKHLGRLAARVALVLTGKHRPTYTPHVDTGDFVVIINAEKVGLTGNKRQQSVLHHFSGYPGGLKTTTYGEVLAKRPERLVERVVWGMLPKTRLGRAMYKKLKVYAGPNHPHAAQKPETLEL, encoded by the coding sequence ATGATCGGAATTCGCTCGTTCATGGCCAAAAAGGAACAGACCGAGCCCAAGTGGTACGTCATCGACGCCACGGACAAGCATCTTGGCCGGTTGGCGGCCCGGGTCGCCCTGGTCCTCACAGGCAAGCACCGTCCCACCTACACCCCCCATGTGGACACGGGGGATTTCGTCGTGATCATCAACGCCGAGAAGGTGGGCCTCACGGGAAACAAGCGCCAGCAGTCCGTGCTGCATCACTTCAGCGGCTATCCCGGCGGGCTCAAGACCACCACCTATGGAGAGGTGTTGGCTAAGCGCCCGGAACGGCTCGTGGAGCGGGTGGTCTGGGGCATGCTCCCCAAGACGCGCCTGGGGCGGGCCATGTACAAGAAGCTCAAGGTCTACGCTGGGCCGAACCACCCGCACGCCGCCCAGAAGCCCGAGACCCTGGAACTCTAG
- a CDS encoding nicotinate phosphoribosyltransferase, producing MDLQSPPRLDRLEDLRALKVDPGRLYSATHEEILGGWTTDIYFLKTRDVLRAAGRLDVPVTAEIFARQEGVFAGLGEVLSLLDRKGTDLAVEALPEGESFASKEVLVRIRGTYEAFGLYETVLLGMLASSTGWATAARRCVEAAEGLPVICFGSRHVHPAVAPVMERAAVVGGCVDASCILGAKLLGKDPKGTIPHAAILLAGDTVELARVYDGLLPEGEPRTVLVDTFKDEAEEALRVAEALGDRLSAVRLDTPGERGGVTPDLVREVRYRLNLAGYGHVAVLVSGGLSPDRIRLLAEAGAAGFGVGSYITHATPRDMTMDLKEVDGKPVAKRGRLPGPLPNERLKRVR from the coding sequence TTGGATCTGCAATCCCCTCCCCGTCTGGACCGTCTGGAGGACCTCCGCGCCCTGAAGGTCGATCCGGGGCGCCTCTATTCCGCCACCCACGAGGAAATCCTCGGGGGGTGGACCACGGACATCTACTTCCTCAAGACCCGGGACGTCCTGCGCGCCGCGGGGCGTCTCGACGTGCCCGTCACGGCGGAGATCTTCGCCCGCCAGGAGGGGGTCTTCGCGGGATTGGGGGAGGTCCTGAGCCTCCTGGACCGCAAAGGGACGGATCTGGCCGTGGAGGCCCTCCCGGAAGGGGAGTCCTTCGCCTCCAAGGAGGTCCTGGTGCGGATCCGGGGGACCTACGAGGCCTTCGGTCTCTACGAGACGGTCCTGCTGGGCATGTTGGCCAGTTCCACCGGCTGGGCTACCGCGGCGCGGCGCTGCGTCGAGGCAGCCGAGGGCCTTCCGGTGATCTGTTTCGGTTCCCGACACGTGCACCCCGCCGTGGCCCCGGTGATGGAGCGGGCTGCGGTGGTGGGAGGCTGCGTGGACGCCAGCTGCATCCTGGGAGCCAAGCTCCTGGGGAAAGACCCCAAGGGCACCATCCCCCATGCCGCCATCCTTCTGGCGGGGGACACGGTGGAGTTGGCCCGGGTCTACGACGGTCTGCTCCCGGAAGGGGAGCCCCGCACCGTCCTGGTGGACACCTTCAAGGACGAGGCGGAGGAGGCCCTTCGCGTGGCGGAAGCCCTGGGGGATCGCCTCTCGGCGGTCCGGCTGGACACCCCCGGCGAACGGGGAGGGGTGACCCCCGACCTGGTGCGGGAGGTTCGCTACCGCCTCAACCTGGCGGGGTACGGTCATGTGGCGGTCCTGGTGTCCGGAGGCTTGAGTCCCGATCGGATTCGCCTCCTGGCGGAAGCGGGGGCTGCTGGCTTCGGGGTGGGGAGCTACATCACCCACGCCACGCCCCGGGACATGACCATGGATCTGAAGGAAGTGGACGGGAAGCCGGTGGCCAAGCGCGGCCGGTTGCCCGGTCCGTTGCCGAACGAACGACTGAAGCGCGTGCGCTGA
- the secG gene encoding preprotein translocase subunit SecG, producing MSILQILLSVGLMGVILLQHRKTGGFSGMFGGGTQADAGGGSWQRMNGLNKATVVLTALFMLFSLVLVVLPS from the coding sequence TTGAGCATTCTTCAGATCCTGCTGAGCGTGGGACTGATGGGAGTGATCCTTCTGCAACACCGCAAGACCGGCGGCTTTTCGGGCATGTTCGGCGGCGGCACCCAGGCGGACGCCGGCGGCGGCTCCTGGCAGCGCATGAACGGGCTGAACAAGGCCACGGTGGTCCTCACGGCCCTGTTCATGCTGTTCTCCCTGGTCCTGGTGGTCCTTCCCTCCTAG
- the rdgB gene encoding RdgB/HAM1 family non-canonical purine NTP pyrophosphatase, which produces MTPLVLLASTNSGKLREWSRLLRGAPLRLALGADLPPVEEDGDSFEANARIKAEAWGHVTDLPVLAEDSGLEVDALEGRPGVFSARMGRDDGERIRWLLDALGSCRRREARFVCTAVLLAPDRRRSWVFTGTCEGTIAREPRGDGGFGYDPVFCPRGEERTFGEMSPEEKERFSHRGAAAKRMVQALPSVVESLLG; this is translated from the coding sequence ATGACGCCTCTGGTCCTGCTGGCCAGCACCAACTCGGGCAAGCTGCGGGAGTGGAGCCGCCTCCTGAGGGGGGCCCCGTTGCGGCTGGCGCTGGGAGCGGATCTTCCCCCGGTGGAGGAGGACGGGGACTCCTTCGAGGCCAACGCCCGCATCAAGGCGGAGGCCTGGGGGCACGTCACCGACCTGCCCGTCCTGGCGGAGGACTCGGGGCTGGAGGTGGACGCCCTGGAAGGACGTCCCGGAGTCTTCTCGGCGCGCATGGGCCGGGACGACGGAGAACGGATCCGCTGGCTCCTGGATGCCCTGGGATCGTGCCGCCGCCGGGAGGCCCGGTTTGTCTGCACGGCGGTGCTCCTGGCGCCGGACCGCCGCCGAAGCTGGGTCTTCACGGGAACCTGCGAGGGGACCATCGCCCGGGAACCCCGAGGGGACGGGGGATTCGGCTACGATCCGGTCTTCTGCCCCCGGGGAGAGGAACGGACCTTCGGGGAAATGAGCCCGGAGGAAAAGGAACGGTTCTCTCATCGGGGGGCTGCGGCCAAAAGGATGGTCCAGGCTCTCCCCTCTGTGGTAGAATCATTGCTTGGTTGA